From Pontibacter actiniarum, a single genomic window includes:
- a CDS encoding mechanosensitive ion channel family protein encodes METANHFSRIGHWTTAYLTDMGMPLNVAVYVNMLLLLALLLLLLYTSKIATRTALRGTAHRFAAKTSTQFDDYLIQNRVFSLIAQAVPLVIVVQALPIVFADFEAWIKPLRTLVDAYIVLLSIWTLQALLRTCRDFMKTTALFKDKPVDSFVQVLTIFLYFVGGLLIFSLLTGKSVWAFITAMGAASAILLLVFKDTILGFVASIQVSTNDMVRIGDWITMEKYGADGTVVEINLTTVKVQNFDMTITTIPTYYLISDSFINWRGMQAAGGRRIKRSIHIKISSIKYLSEEDVQRLSKIGLVSEYLQERQQEIAAYNKAKHVDKHLLINGRSLTNIGVFRRYIDAYIQQHEFTHKHMTMMVRQLEPTTTGMPIELYVFTNEVRWEKYELIMADIFDHLLAAVRYFDLEVFEYPAADDVRQLFGKPGTDKNSLYAAMEAMKN; translated from the coding sequence ATGGAAACTGCAAACCATTTCTCCCGCATCGGCCACTGGACAACGGCGTACCTGACGGACATGGGCATGCCCCTCAACGTGGCCGTGTATGTAAACATGCTGTTGTTGCTTGCCCTGCTGCTGCTGCTGCTGTATACTTCCAAAATAGCCACGCGAACGGCTTTAAGAGGCACGGCGCACCGCTTCGCCGCCAAAACCTCCACCCAGTTCGACGATTACCTGATCCAGAACAGGGTCTTCAGCCTTATCGCCCAGGCGGTGCCGCTGGTAATTGTGGTGCAGGCCCTGCCCATTGTATTTGCAGATTTCGAGGCGTGGATAAAGCCCCTGCGGACGCTCGTAGACGCCTACATTGTGCTCCTGTCGATCTGGACGCTCCAGGCCCTGCTGCGCACCTGCCGGGACTTTATGAAGACGACGGCGCTGTTTAAGGACAAGCCCGTGGATAGCTTTGTGCAGGTACTCACCATCTTTTTATACTTTGTAGGGGGGCTGCTTATATTCTCGCTGCTAACGGGCAAGTCGGTGTGGGCCTTTATCACCGCCATGGGTGCGGCCTCTGCCATACTCCTGCTCGTTTTTAAAGACACCATACTTGGCTTTGTGGCCAGCATACAGGTTTCCACCAACGATATGGTGCGCATCGGCGACTGGATTACCATGGAAAAGTACGGCGCGGACGGTACGGTTGTGGAGATAAACCTGACCACCGTGAAGGTGCAGAACTTTGACATGACCATCACCACCATCCCCACCTACTACCTTATATCCGACTCCTTTATAAACTGGCGCGGCATGCAGGCAGCAGGCGGCAGGCGCATCAAGCGCTCCATCCACATCAAGATCTCAAGTATAAAGTACCTTTCGGAGGAGGATGTGCAGCGGCTGAGCAAGATAGGGCTGGTGAGCGAATACCTGCAGGAGCGCCAACAGGAGATAGCCGCCTACAACAAGGCAAAGCACGTGGACAAGCACCTGCTCATAAACGGCCGCAGCCTGACTAACATCGGCGTCTTCAGGAGGTACATTGATGCCTACATCCAACAGCACGAGTTCACGCACAAGCACATGACCATGATGGTGCGGCAACTGGAGCCTACCACCACCGGCATGCCGATTGAGCTTTACGTGTTTACCAACGAAGTGCGCTGGGAGAAGTACGAGCTGATTATGGCCGACATTTTCGACCATCTGCTGGCAGCGGTGCGCTATTTTGACCTGGAGGTGTTTGAGTACCCGGCGGCAGACGACGTGCGCCAGCTCTTTGGCAAACCGGGCACTGACAAAAACAGCCTGTACGCCGCTATGGAGGCCATGAAAAACTAA
- a CDS encoding Tex family protein, whose translation MEPNLEHLLKIASELSITIKQVEATARLLDEGATVPFISRYRKEATGSLDEVQIAGVRDRLEQLRELDKRRESILKSIRDQEKLTPELEAQIMAAETMAALEDIYLPYKPKRRTRATIAREKGLEPLAERLFQQESFDVEAEASNFISEEKEVKDVNEALSGARDIMAEWMNENAEARAAIRQIFEKQGVFKSRVMMGKEEEGQKFKDYFEWEEPIEKAPSHRILAMRRGETEMVLMLTAQPDEEAALAKLEDMFVQGSNAASEQVRLAARDCYKRLLKLSMETEVRLSSKKRADEEAIRVFADNLRQLLLSSPLGQKTVLALDPGFRTGCKLVVLDKQGKLLHNETIYPHTGQGKAMEAAQNVKYLVDRFEVEALAIGNGTASRETEAFVKGLNLPKTVQVVMVNESGASIYSASEVAREEFPDQDVTVRGAVSIGRRLMDPLAELVKIDPKSIGVGQYQHDVDQSALKHSLDDVVMSCVNAVGVEVNTASKQLLTYVSGLGPALAQNIVEYRNQNGPFKTRTELKKVARLGDKAFEQAAGFLRIRDAKNPLDASAVHPESYPIVEQMAKDLGVTVQDLIKSDELRKKINLKNYVTDTVGLPTLQDIISELAKPGRDPRETFEAFSFTEGVNEIKDLRAGMKLPGIVTNITAFGAFVDIGVHQDGLVHVSHLSDRFVSNPHEVVKVGQKVEVTVLEVDEARKRISLSMKGDPAAAKPAGGGSRGNNSNKGGRKEREEEPMDDFQAKLAKLKGMFK comes from the coding sequence ATGGAACCTAATTTAGAACACCTTTTAAAGATAGCCTCCGAGCTGTCCATCACCATTAAGCAGGTAGAGGCCACTGCCCGCCTGCTCGACGAGGGGGCTACCGTGCCGTTTATCTCCCGCTACCGCAAAGAGGCCACCGGCTCGCTGGATGAGGTGCAGATTGCCGGCGTGCGCGACAGGCTGGAGCAGCTGCGCGAGCTGGACAAGCGCCGCGAAAGCATTCTGAAGTCTATCCGCGACCAGGAGAAGCTGACGCCGGAGCTGGAGGCCCAGATCATGGCCGCCGAAACCATGGCCGCGCTGGAGGATATCTACCTGCCGTACAAGCCAAAGCGCCGCACCCGTGCCACTATCGCCCGCGAAAAAGGCCTGGAGCCGTTGGCAGAGCGCCTTTTCCAGCAGGAGAGCTTTGATGTGGAGGCAGAGGCAAGCAACTTTATCTCGGAGGAGAAAGAGGTGAAGGATGTGAACGAGGCCCTTTCCGGCGCCCGCGACATTATGGCCGAGTGGATGAACGAGAATGCCGAGGCACGTGCCGCCATCCGCCAGATCTTCGAGAAACAGGGCGTGTTCAAGAGCCGCGTAATGATGGGCAAGGAAGAGGAAGGCCAGAAGTTCAAAGACTATTTCGAGTGGGAGGAGCCGATTGAGAAAGCGCCTTCGCACCGCATCCTGGCCATGCGCCGCGGCGAAACGGAAATGGTGCTGATGCTGACGGCGCAGCCCGACGAAGAAGCCGCGCTGGCGAAGCTGGAGGATATGTTTGTCCAGGGCAGCAATGCTGCCTCAGAGCAAGTACGCCTGGCTGCCAGAGACTGCTACAAGCGCCTGCTAAAACTGAGCATGGAGACCGAGGTTCGCCTGAGCTCCAAGAAGCGTGCGGATGAAGAAGCCATCCGTGTTTTTGCCGATAACCTGCGCCAGCTGCTGCTATCTTCCCCGCTAGGCCAGAAAACAGTGCTGGCCCTGGACCCCGGGTTCAGAACGGGCTGTAAGCTGGTGGTGCTGGACAAGCAGGGCAAGCTGCTGCACAACGAAACGATTTACCCGCACACGGGCCAGGGCAAAGCCATGGAGGCCGCCCAGAACGTGAAATACCTGGTGGACCGCTTTGAGGTGGAGGCCCTCGCCATTGGCAACGGCACCGCCAGCCGCGAAACAGAGGCTTTTGTAAAAGGCCTGAACCTGCCTAAAACGGTGCAGGTAGTGATGGTGAACGAGAGCGGTGCCTCTATCTACTCTGCCTCTGAGGTAGCCCGCGAGGAGTTCCCGGACCAGGACGTAACCGTGCGCGGGGCAGTTTCGATTGGTCGCCGCCTGATGGACCCGCTGGCTGAACTGGTGAAGATCGACCCAAAAAGCATCGGCGTGGGCCAGTATCAGCACGATGTGGACCAGTCGGCGCTGAAGCACTCTCTGGATGACGTGGTGATGAGCTGCGTGAACGCAGTAGGTGTGGAGGTAAACACAGCCAGCAAGCAACTGCTGACCTATGTATCTGGTCTTGGCCCTGCCCTGGCACAGAACATTGTGGAGTACCGCAACCAGAACGGGCCGTTCAAAACACGTACAGAGCTGAAAAAAGTGGCCCGCCTGGGTGATAAAGCCTTTGAGCAGGCCGCTGGCTTCCTCCGCATCCGCGATGCGAAGAACCCACTCGATGCCTCTGCCGTGCACCCGGAAAGTTACCCGATCGTGGAGCAGATGGCCAAAGACCTGGGCGTAACGGTGCAGGACCTGATCAAGAGCGACGAGCTGCGCAAAAAGATCAACCTTAAAAACTATGTAACCGATACCGTTGGTCTGCCGACGTTGCAGGACATCATCAGCGAACTAGCAAAGCCGGGCCGTGACCCGCGCGAAACGTTTGAGGCGTTCAGCTTTACAGAGGGCGTAAATGAGATCAAGGACCTGCGTGCGGGCATGAAGCTGCCGGGCATCGTAACCAACATCACCGCCTTTGGCGCCTTCGTGGATATCGGCGTGCACCAGGATGGCCTGGTACACGTGAGCCACCTGTCGGACCGTTTTGTGAGCAACCCGCACGAAGTGGTGAAGGTAGGGCAGAAGGTAGAGGTAACAGTGCTGGAGGTGGATGAGGCACGTAAGCGCATTTCCCTAAGTATGAAAGGTGACCCTGCCGCGGCCAAGCCAGCCGGAGGTGGCAGCCGGGGCAATAACAGCAACAAGGGCGGCCGCAAGGAGCGCGAAGAAGAACCGATGGATGATTTCCAGGCGAAACTTGCCAAATTAAAAGGCATGTTTAAATAA
- a CDS encoding PKD domain-containing protein codes for MKGLFYRFILFLISGTAFAQAAYAQAACTRQAIYPATKLQQYSTIRTREAADAGKVAVYYVVPKDATYSQEEYEAVKKISRELQAWFRANTGGVTYTFASPDTVIVYNSRHQTDYYAADWWNLLLTEMQEQGEPVFENGTVASVWVKSQEQDGLMLGAPGCGGACGVAMAAIENIPAFNANCPGGTGEGAYPCVPHGVMGHSLGHAFGLVHPYNVEETKDVAGLSLMQTYWNYPGTAVEGQQPWGLLTTERNHLQESIFFQQGVPTPPLYEPNLVNLPATDAAPDIVLDVETDSLTVVFTNSTPDATLFYWTFGDGSTSNEQSPSHTYQRGGSYTVTLYASSDSAVITRQTLEVQLAEPLAAGDELAPGSIRAYPNPSQTGLYQLHLPPQPVNVTLTVSNVLGATVFSTTIQALQQDTQLDLRKYGQGTYFVRLALQDKSYVLRLVRL; via the coding sequence ATGAAAGGCCTTTTCTATCGTTTTATCCTATTTCTAATCTCCGGAACAGCCTTTGCCCAGGCAGCATACGCACAGGCGGCGTGCACAAGGCAGGCCATCTATCCCGCTACCAAACTGCAGCAATACAGTACAATTCGAACCAGGGAGGCTGCTGACGCCGGCAAGGTGGCCGTTTACTACGTGGTTCCGAAAGACGCCACCTACAGTCAGGAGGAGTATGAGGCGGTAAAGAAAATCAGCCGTGAGCTGCAGGCCTGGTTCCGGGCCAACACCGGCGGCGTTACCTACACCTTTGCCAGCCCCGACACAGTGATCGTTTACAACAGCAGGCACCAGACAGACTACTATGCCGCAGACTGGTGGAACCTGCTACTAACGGAGATGCAGGAGCAGGGTGAGCCCGTTTTTGAAAACGGCACCGTGGCCAGCGTGTGGGTAAAAAGCCAGGAGCAGGACGGGCTGATGCTGGGGGCCCCTGGCTGCGGTGGGGCCTGTGGCGTGGCCATGGCCGCGATTGAAAACATACCGGCCTTCAACGCCAACTGCCCCGGTGGCACTGGCGAGGGCGCCTACCCCTGCGTGCCCCACGGTGTAATGGGCCACAGCCTGGGCCACGCCTTCGGCCTGGTACACCCGTACAATGTGGAGGAAACCAAAGATGTGGCAGGCCTGAGCCTGATGCAAACCTACTGGAACTACCCCGGTACCGCCGTGGAAGGCCAGCAGCCCTGGGGCCTGCTCACAACAGAACGAAACCATCTCCAGGAAAGCATCTTCTTTCAGCAGGGCGTGCCTACCCCGCCTCTCTATGAGCCCAACCTGGTGAACCTACCGGCCACTGACGCCGCCCCGGACATCGTACTTGATGTAGAAACCGATAGCCTCACTGTGGTATTCACCAACAGCACACCGGACGCCACTCTCTTTTACTGGACCTTTGGCGACGGCAGCACCAGTAACGAGCAGTCTCCGAGCCACACCTATCAGCGCGGGGGAAGCTACACGGTTACCCTCTACGCCAGCAGCGACAGCGCCGTGATTACGAGGCAAACACTGGAAGTGCAGCTGGCTGAGCCGCTTGCAGCCGGCGATGAACTGGCGCCGGGCAGCATTAGGGCTTACCCTAACCCGAGCCAGACCGGCCTGTACCAGCTACACCTGCCGCCGCAGCCGGTAAACGTGACGCTGACCGTCAGCAATGTGCTGGGAGCAACGGTGTTCAGCACCACCATACAGGCGCTCCAGCAGGACACGCAGCTAGACCTGCGCAAGTATGGCCAGGGCACCTACTTCGTTCGGCTGGCGCTTCAGGATAAAAGCTACGTGCTACGGCTGGTACGGCTGTAA
- a CDS encoding porin family protein yields MKSKFLLTVAAALGLTFAAEAQTVTIGPRVGVNIATQRLGGDASDDDKEAVSELLKYNTGAQFGAVVNVGIDDMFSLQPELLYVQKGYKVNAFDFEDDFFSEESAPDVKVKYSYLEVPILAKVTVGEGPLKGFATAGPTLGYLMSGKVKADEETEDLEVGEGFNRFELGASVGVGLSYNVGPGALNLDVRYGHGFSGIIEDDTDGNLKNRGFGISLAYLFGVK; encoded by the coding sequence ATGAAAAGCAAATTTTTACTGACTGTTGCGGCAGCCTTGGGGCTGACTTTTGCGGCCGAGGCACAAACTGTGACTATTGGTCCGCGTGTGGGTGTTAACATAGCCACACAGCGCCTGGGGGGCGATGCAAGTGATGATGACAAGGAGGCGGTGAGCGAACTACTGAAGTACAACACCGGTGCTCAGTTTGGCGCGGTTGTCAACGTTGGTATCGACGACATGTTCTCGCTGCAGCCCGAGCTACTCTATGTGCAAAAAGGCTATAAGGTGAATGCCTTTGACTTTGAAGATGACTTCTTCTCTGAAGAGTCGGCTCCGGACGTAAAGGTGAAGTACAGCTATCTGGAGGTTCCGATCCTGGCGAAAGTAACGGTGGGTGAAGGCCCGCTGAAAGGCTTTGCGACAGCTGGCCCAACACTGGGGTATCTGATGAGCGGGAAAGTGAAAGCAGATGAAGAAACGGAGGATTTAGAGGTAGGAGAAGGCTTCAATCGCTTTGAACTGGGTGCAAGCGTTGGCGTTGGCCTGAGCTACAATGTAGGTCCGGGCGCTCTAAACTTGGACGTGCGCTATGGGCATGGGTTCAGCGGTATTATTGAGGATGATACTGACGGGAACCTGAAAAACAGAGGCTTTGGCATTTCTTTAGCATACCTGTTTGGCGTAAAATAA
- a CDS encoding outer membrane protein: MKTFLLSLAFATMVAGAAVAQNQAVASQGPGKLKLGAGLVYGSKSGMDDDGSEKGGVGINVGGEYFFTEQISAAPSFTYFFKSEAEAYGTTASVRASSLNLDGRYYFANNNGLAFYGLAGIAVGFAKVEMDVEGYGAISESDNKVGVNVGAGLIYPLQDNLDLVAQIKYNTPLEQLAVQVGIAFPIN, encoded by the coding sequence ATGAAAACATTCTTACTCTCTTTAGCTTTCGCAACAATGGTTGCAGGTGCGGCTGTGGCTCAAAATCAAGCTGTGGCGTCGCAAGGCCCGGGAAAATTGAAATTGGGCGCCGGTTTGGTGTATGGCTCTAAGTCGGGCATGGACGACGATGGCTCTGAAAAGGGCGGCGTTGGCATTAACGTAGGCGGTGAGTACTTCTTTACAGAGCAGATCAGCGCAGCACCGAGCTTTACCTACTTCTTTAAGTCTGAGGCAGAAGCTTATGGCACCACGGCAAGCGTACGCGCAAGCTCTCTTAACCTGGATGGCCGTTATTACTTTGCTAACAACAACGGCTTGGCATTCTACGGCTTAGCTGGTATTGCTGTGGGCTTTGCCAAGGTGGAGATGGATGTAGAGGGATATGGGGCTATTTCTGAGTCCGACAACAAAGTGGGCGTTAACGTTGGAGCCGGCCTTATTTACCCGCTGCAAGACAACCTGGACCTTGTGGCCCAGATCAAGTACAACACACCGCTTGAGCAGCTTGCCGTACAGGTGGGCATTGCTTTCCCGATCAACTAA
- a CDS encoding SRPBCC family protein, which yields MDTYNQNMSETLHTEHIAPPASGSSHINVGRNERIASLVGGALLTFYGMRKPGAAGLAMAAAGGALLYRGATGYCPVNSAAGRDTAGSKDISIEITRSLTIRRPRQEVYQFWRQLENLPQFMNHLKEVRQLGPKRSHWVAKIPKGIGTVAWDADIVQEEENNLLAWRSLPGSSVDNAGEVRFMDAPADRGTVIQATISYRPPAGDVGGGIAKLLNPVFKQMVLNDLHRFKQLMEAGEVATVEGQPSGRS from the coding sequence ATGGATACATACAACCAAAACATGTCGGAAACGCTGCACACGGAGCACATTGCACCGCCTGCCAGTGGCTCCAGCCATATAAACGTGGGGAGAAACGAACGTATTGCCTCCTTGGTCGGCGGTGCGTTACTCACTTTTTACGGAATGCGGAAGCCCGGTGCGGCAGGCCTGGCCATGGCCGCAGCGGGGGGGGCATTACTTTACAGGGGCGCCACCGGCTACTGCCCCGTTAACAGTGCCGCCGGCCGCGACACCGCAGGCAGCAAAGACATCTCGATAGAGATCACCCGCAGCCTCACCATCCGGAGGCCGCGCCAGGAGGTGTACCAGTTCTGGCGCCAGCTGGAGAACCTGCCGCAGTTTATGAACCACCTGAAGGAGGTGCGGCAGCTCGGCCCCAAACGCTCCCACTGGGTCGCTAAAATCCCTAAAGGCATCGGCACCGTGGCCTGGGACGCAGACATTGTGCAGGAAGAGGAGAATAACCTGCTGGCCTGGCGCTCGCTGCCCGGCTCCAGTGTGGACAACGCAGGGGAAGTACGGTTTATGGATGCTCCCGCCGACAGAGGCACCGTGATACAGGCCACCATCTCTTACCGCCCGCCCGCCGGAGATGTGGGAGGCGGAATCGCCAAGCTGCTCAACCCGGTCTTTAAGCAGATGGTGCTCAACGACCTGCACCGGTTTAAGCAGCTGATGGAGGCAGGGGAGGTTGCCACCGTTGAGGGGCAGCCGTCAGGCCGAAGCTGA
- a CDS encoding zinc-dependent alcohol dehydrogenase — MKALCWNGVNDLRVERVPDPSILNPQDAIVRVIMSSVCGSDLHLLDGYVPSMKAGDIIGHEFIGEVVEVGAGVKKLKKGDRVVVGSIIGCGGCEFCQTDQWSLCDNSNPNPEITEKAYGYPTAGIFGYSHAFGGYAGSHAELVRVPFAETGSFKLPEGLPDESLVFVSDAFPTGFMAADMCGIAPGDTVAVWGAGGVGQMAIQSAYLLGAGRVIAIDRFKDRLEKAKTHGKAEVLNYEEVDVLEALKEMTGGRGPDRCIDAVGMEAHTTGIEQYYDKAKQTLRMQTGRPAVLRQAIMACRKGGTVSIVGVYGGLLDKFPMGAAMNKALTFRMGQMFAQKYIPQLLEVVAEGRVDPSYLLTHKWTLDQGPEGYKMFKEKTDNCMRVVFTP; from the coding sequence ATGAAAGCACTTTGCTGGAACGGCGTGAACGACCTGCGCGTGGAGCGGGTACCGGACCCATCTATACTTAACCCGCAGGATGCCATTGTGCGGGTGATCATGTCGTCGGTGTGCGGCTCTGACCTGCACCTGCTCGACGGGTACGTCCCGTCTATGAAGGCCGGGGACATAATCGGGCATGAGTTTATCGGGGAAGTGGTAGAGGTTGGAGCAGGCGTGAAGAAGCTGAAAAAAGGCGACCGTGTGGTGGTAGGCTCCATTATTGGCTGTGGCGGCTGTGAGTTCTGCCAGACAGACCAGTGGTCCTTGTGCGATAACTCCAACCCCAACCCGGAGATAACAGAGAAAGCCTACGGTTACCCCACAGCCGGGATCTTTGGCTACTCCCACGCATTCGGAGGCTACGCCGGTAGCCACGCGGAACTGGTGCGGGTACCGTTCGCCGAGACAGGCTCCTTCAAGCTGCCGGAGGGGCTGCCGGATGAGTCGCTGGTTTTTGTGAGTGATGCCTTTCCGACGGGGTTTATGGCTGCCGACATGTGCGGCATTGCACCCGGTGACACCGTGGCCGTATGGGGCGCAGGCGGTGTGGGCCAGATGGCCATACAGAGCGCCTACCTCCTGGGCGCAGGGCGCGTTATTGCCATCGACCGGTTTAAAGACCGCTTGGAAAAGGCAAAGACGCACGGAAAGGCCGAAGTGCTGAATTACGAGGAAGTGGATGTGCTGGAGGCGCTGAAGGAGATGACAGGAGGCCGTGGGCCGGACCGCTGCATTGATGCCGTTGGGATGGAGGCGCACACAACAGGTATAGAGCAGTACTACGACAAAGCCAAGCAGACGCTGCGTATGCAAACCGGGCGGCCGGCTGTGCTGCGCCAGGCGATAATGGCGTGCCGCAAAGGAGGCACGGTTTCCATTGTGGGGGTGTACGGGGGGCTGCTGGATAAATTCCCGATGGGGGCGGCCATGAACAAGGCGCTCACCTTCAGGATGGGCCAGATGTTTGCGCAAAAGTACATCCCGCAGCTACTGGAGGTAGTGGCGGAGGGCCGGGTAGACCCTAGCTACCTGCTTACCCACAAATGGACGCTGGACCAGGGGCCCGAGGGCTACAAAATGTTTAAGGAGAAGACCGACAACTGTATGCGGGTTGTGTTCACCCCGTGA
- a CDS encoding head GIN domain-containing protein: protein MKISTLPALLLATAALLMSSCDDEGYCLSGEGDVESRTLALPALSGVAVSGDTKVYVSRGNEQRVEVRGQANVLDELETDVDNGVWDIEFERCLRKHEAVEVYLTVPSLNKASVGGSGTLELEDVFESREFDASVSGSGNVLLRLAAETLTAHISGSGTIRAAGVAERQDINISGSGNYKGFDLGSRVAEVGISGSGETEVKVEERLDVEISGSGRVYYVGDPHVSSSISGSGKVIRK from the coding sequence ATGAAAATCTCTACACTGCCCGCGTTGCTGCTGGCAACGGCGGCCCTGCTCATGTCCTCCTGCGACGACGAAGGTTACTGCCTTTCAGGAGAGGGCGACGTGGAGTCGCGTACGCTGGCGCTGCCCGCCTTAAGCGGGGTGGCAGTAAGCGGCGATACGAAAGTCTACGTTAGCCGGGGCAATGAGCAGCGTGTGGAGGTGCGCGGGCAGGCCAATGTTCTGGATGAGTTGGAAACCGATGTGGACAACGGTGTGTGGGACATTGAGTTTGAGCGTTGCCTGCGAAAGCATGAGGCCGTGGAGGTGTACCTTACCGTACCTTCCCTAAACAAGGCCAGCGTAGGGGGCTCCGGCACGCTGGAGCTGGAGGATGTGTTTGAGAGCCGCGAGTTCGATGCGAGCGTTTCCGGCTCGGGAAATGTACTGCTGCGGCTGGCAGCCGAGACCCTGACGGCACATATCAGCGGCTCTGGCACAATTCGTGCAGCAGGCGTGGCAGAGCGGCAGGATATAAACATCTCTGGCTCGGGCAACTACAAAGGGTTTGACCTGGGTTCCCGTGTGGCAGAGGTAGGCATATCCGGCTCAGGGGAGACAGAGGTAAAGGTAGAGGAGCGCCTGGATGTGGAGATCAGCGGGAGCGGCCGCGTATACTATGTGGGCGACCCTCACGTTAGCTCAAGCATCTCCGGCTCCGGAAAAGTGATTAGGAAGTAA
- a CDS encoding M28 family peptidase: MKKTPLFAILLAAPLLGMAQRTPLDAASLLQDVQVLSADSMQGRLSGSEGSAMAQAYLLQRFQQVGLLPFNGDYKQLFEIDTQRAQVPQAVNLIGYIPGKLDKAIVVTAHYDHVGQRGGEIYNGADDNASGVGALLAAAAYFKEHPPRHTLIFAALDGEELGLQGARAFLDNPPVPLQNILLNVNMDMLSINGKGELYASGAYHYPQLRPLLEKVKPRRQARLVLGHDRPEQGHDDWTGQSDHFMFHKKGIPYVYFGVEDHPHYHQPTDEFEHVNTAFYPDAAALVLDFLKVMDTKLAKISLQ, from the coding sequence ATGAAGAAAACGCCCTTGTTCGCTATCCTGCTGGCCGCCCCGCTTCTGGGCATGGCCCAACGTACCCCTTTAGATGCCGCCAGCCTGCTGCAGGACGTACAGGTGCTCTCCGCCGACTCCATGCAAGGGCGCTTAAGCGGCTCAGAGGGCAGTGCCATGGCGCAGGCGTATCTGCTGCAGCGTTTTCAGCAGGTTGGCCTGCTGCCGTTTAACGGAGACTACAAACAGCTTTTCGAGATTGACACGCAGCGGGCGCAGGTGCCGCAGGCCGTGAACCTGATCGGCTACATCCCGGGCAAGTTAGATAAAGCCATTGTGGTGACAGCCCATTACGACCATGTGGGCCAGCGCGGCGGCGAGATCTATAACGGCGCCGACGATAACGCTTCCGGTGTGGGGGCCTTGCTGGCCGCCGCCGCTTACTTTAAAGAACACCCGCCCAGGCACACACTGATCTTTGCGGCACTCGACGGGGAGGAGCTGGGGCTGCAGGGGGCCAGGGCTTTTCTTGACAACCCGCCGGTGCCGCTGCAGAACATACTGCTCAACGTGAACATGGATATGCTCAGCATCAACGGCAAGGGAGAGCTCTATGCCAGCGGTGCGTACCATTATCCCCAGCTCAGGCCGTTGCTTGAGAAGGTGAAACCACGCAGGCAGGCCAGGCTGGTGCTGGGCCACGACCGCCCCGAGCAAGGCCACGACGACTGGACCGGCCAGTCAGACCACTTCATGTTTCACAAAAAGGGCATCCCCTACGTGTACTTTGGGGTAGAGGACCATCCGCATTACCATCAGCCCACCGACGAGTTCGAACATGTGAACACTGCCTTCTACCCGGATGCGGCCGCCCTCGTGTTGGACTTCCTGAAGGTGATGGATACCAAGCTGGCGAAGATATCGTTGCAGTAG
- a CDS encoding thrombospondin type 3 repeat-containing protein, giving the protein MNRNLCCLTLLLSILMLFPLDTQAQYNYRSRRNNTSERETGSIVVLLGAGIAAVKSDICGSWGCNEFGPAVSVGALYKLTTNLGISGTVDYVKLGATEKDPRRPRNVSFESEVIEVSGTVVLNLLDSYAGSGNYRSSRKRFVVPYVRAGVGAVYYTPTSFPGQSSLDDSQTTYDPERKYPAVAAVIPFGGGLRFRINNEFSIAPELIYHITTTDYLDNIGPRIGNPGNKDHYGVAIVKLQYTPVLKNKIFSKKPQGR; this is encoded by the coding sequence ATGAACAGGAACCTGTGCTGCTTAACGCTTCTGCTTTCTATACTTATGCTGTTCCCGCTGGACACACAGGCGCAGTACAACTACAGAAGCAGAAGGAACAACACCAGCGAGCGCGAAACAGGCAGCATCGTGGTGCTGCTGGGTGCCGGTATAGCGGCTGTTAAGAGCGATATCTGCGGCAGTTGGGGCTGTAATGAGTTCGGACCTGCCGTAAGTGTGGGGGCGCTGTACAAGCTCACCACCAACCTGGGTATAAGCGGCACCGTGGACTATGTGAAGTTAGGTGCCACCGAGAAAGACCCGCGCCGCCCGCGCAACGTTTCCTTTGAGTCTGAAGTGATTGAGGTGAGCGGCACGGTTGTGCTGAACCTGCTGGACAGCTACGCCGGCTCCGGGAACTACCGCTCCAGCCGCAAGCGCTTTGTCGTGCCCTACGTTCGGGCGGGGGTTGGGGCCGTGTACTACACACCGACTTCTTTTCCGGGCCAGAGCAGCCTTGATGACTCCCAGACAACCTACGACCCCGAACGTAAGTATCCCGCCGTTGCGGCTGTTATTCCGTTTGGCGGCGGCCTCCGCTTCCGCATCAACAATGAGTTTAGCATTGCCCCGGAGCTGATCTACCACATCACCACCACCGATTACCTCGACAACATTGGCCCGCGTATCGGTAACCCCGGAAACAAGGATCACTACGGAGTGGCCATCGTGAAGCTGCAGTACACGCCGGTGCTCAAAAACAAAATATTCTCTAAAAAGCCACAGGGGCGGTAA